A stretch of DNA from Tsuneonella amylolytica:
GAGCGAGGCGCGGTAGCCCGAGACGACGATCCCTTCTTCGGCCGGGGCGGTCCCCACCGGGCAGGTCTCGGTCGCCGGATCGCAGTCGGCGGTACCGGCGGACGAGCTCTGCGCCCAGGCGGCGGTGGGCATGCCGATGGCCGCGACGGCCGACATCGTACCCAGCGCCAGCGCGCGCCAGGAACACTCGTGCGAAAGGGTGCGCTTGAAAGCCAAAGTATCCTCCCCAGAATCGTTCGTCGGCAGCGCACGCCGCCACGATACGGTTGCCCTCCTATGCCAACTTGTGAGCGTTCACAAGTCTCATTTGAACGTTCACAACAGCTGCGGATATGCTAGCCTTGCGGGCGGGATAAGTGCGAGGGAGAGGGCATGGGTATCGAACGGATCGTGATCGTCGGCGGCGGGACCGCCGGCTGGATGGCCGCCGCCGCGCTGTCGCGGCTGCGCACCGGCCACCGCGACCTCGAAATCGTCCTCGTTGAATCCGAACAGATCGGCACCGTCGGCGTCGGCGAGGCGACGATCCCGCCGTTCAAGGACTTCAACCGCCTGCTCGAGATCGACGAGCGCGAGATGATGGCCTTCGTGCAGGGCGGCTTCAAGCTGGGCATCCAGTTCGTCGACTGGGGGCAGGTGGGCGACAGCTACATCCACCCGTTCGGCAATTACGGGTACGAGATCGACGGATTGTCCTTCCATCACCTGTGGCACCACTACCAGGCGCGGGGCGACAACCGTCCGATCCAGGTCTTCAACCTCGAAACGATGGCCGCCTACTTCGGCCGCTTCATGCGGACCGAGGATTACCAGCGCGACGACCTGCCGCCGGTCAACTACGCCTATCACATCGATGCCACCACCTACGCCCGCTTCCTGCGTGGTTATGCCGAGAAACGCGGCGTCGTGAGGCGCGAGGGCAAGGTCGCCGACGTGACGCTGGACGGCGAGACCGGCCACGTCACGGGCATCACGATGGAAGACGGCGAGAGGGTTCCGGGCGACCTGTTCGTCGACTGTTCGGGCTTTCGCGGGCTGCTGATCGAACAGGCGCTGGAGACGGGGTACGAGGACTGGTCGCACTACCTGCCCTGCAACCGCGCGGTCGCCCTGCCCTGCGCGCGCGAGGACGGCTCGCCCCCGTTGCCCTACACACGGGCCACCGCACACAGCGCCGGGTGGCAGTGGCAGGTCCCGCTGCAACGCCGCAACGGCAACGGCCACGTCTATTGCAGCGCCTTCATGGAAGACCAGCAGGCGCTCGACATCCTCGTCGGCAACATCGCGGGCAAGCCGCAGGCCGATCCCAACTTCCTGCGCTTCACGACCGGGCGGCGGAAGAAGTTCTGGAACCGCAACGTCGTCGCCTTGGGCCTCGCCGCGGGGTTCATGGAGCCGCTCGAATCGACCTCCATCCACCTCATCAACACCGGCATCACCAAGCTGGTGGCGCTGCTCTCGCTCGACGGTGTGACCCAAGCGCAGGAGGATGCCTTCAACCGCCTGACCGGCAAGGAATACGACCGCATCCGCGACTTCCTGATCCTGCATTACAAAGCGACCGAGCGGACCGATTCCGACTTCTGGAACCACTGCCGCACGATGGATGTGCCGGGTAGCCTCGCAGAAAAGATCGGGCTGTTCCGCGCCACCGGGCAGATCTTCCGCGAAGACGACGAGCTGTTCACCGAGACGAGCTGGGCGGCTGTGATGATGGGCCAGCGGATCGCGATGGGCGGGCACAACCCGATGGCCGAAAGCATCGCCGCCGACCCCAGGGTGCGCGGCGAATTCGACGAGATCGAACGCTCGGTCCGTTTCGTGGCCGAACGCATGCCCGCGCACGGCGACTACCTAAGGCAGTACTGCCCGGCGGCCTGAGGCCGGAAAGCGTTCGCGATGCGGGAAGAATTGGCAGGGGTGACACGAACCCCTGCCGGAAAATAACGAGGAGGACATCGTAGTTCCTGCCTGGTCGGATCTTGCTGCTTCGATCGAGCACGAAGGGGCCCAACAGGCCGCGGCCGCGCGGCTGGCCGAGCTTGGCGTGAAGCAGTCGGCGTTGCGCGAGGCAATGGCCCGCAAGGTCATCAACGAAGCGGTCATCGTAGCCATACGTGAATTTCGAGAGGCGCTAGCGGATCCTGGCTCAGCTTACGCGCCCGTCCTGTGAACCGAATACGAGCCGGCTCCGCAGTATGTCGTTGCCCCGCCGGTCCCTTTCACGTCTCCCCTTCCCCAGCCCGCGGCGCCGGACCCCTATGCGCCGACGACCGCGACCGAAGCGCTGCAAAAATCCTTCGAGCACGGCCCCAAGACCGGCGGCAAGGACGGGAACTCTAGACGGAAGAACGGGCAGGCTTCGCAAGCGAATACGCGCAAGCAGGCGCGGGCCCCCGCGCGCCTCTTAGAGCAGGTTATGGAAGGCCGGCCGCTTGTGCGGATTACGCACGATGATCTGGTAACACTCAAGCAGCTGCCGTTTTTCGTAGAGGGCCAAGCCAACCACTCGTTTCGGCACGCGGCAATCGACGCGATGAAAGCAGATGGCATTTCGAGAGAAATACGGTCGGATTTTGATAGGAATAAGCTTACCTCCGAAATTGAGGGCCGCTATTCGAATGCCCACATGAAATTGCTGCGAAACGCTGCAAAAACCATTCCGAAGGTGACCGAGCATCTCCATCCAGCTGCGGTCAACCTACTTCCGAAACGCCTTCGCCAGCCGAGAAACGCGCGAACGAAGCGAACGGAAATGTTAGGGGATTAGTTGACCGAGTTTCGAAATCGTTGAGGAAGCTTGGAGCGTTGAGCTTCCTGTGAAGAAGTCTCAGGTCAAGGTTCGAGACGTGACAAAGCCTAGACCACCTAGTTTCCCAATCGGTTTGTTACGGTAGTGGTGCGCTAGAAGGTTACCGTCGGCCAGCGCGCGGACATCGGAACGGGCGATTTTGTACACGCGGCTGTGCATTTCAGGCTTCCATTTGCCTTCGCACTTGCAACAATTTGGGCCGTGCACTAACCGGTCGCAATCCACCGGACCCGGCCGTGCCGGGTGGCTCGGCCCGGCGCCTATCCCCGGGACAACCTTTCAGACCGGCATTCTGGCCGCACAAAGTGTTCGCAGCTGAGCGATGCTTTCCCGCATCGTGCCGGTCGTGTGAGTCGTGTTAGGGTTCACATGTTCGATATTTCCGCGCTGAAGCGCGAATGGCTTTTCAATCCCCGGCGGGACATCCTCGCCGGCATCGTCGTCGCACTTGCGCTCATTCCCGAAGCCATCGGCTTCTCCATCATCGCCGGGGTCGATCCAAGGGTCGGCCTTTACGCATCGTTCTCGATCGCGGTCATCATCTCGCTCGTAGGCGGGCGACCGGGCATGATCTCGGCCGCGACTGCCGCGATCGCGGTGCTGGTCCTGCCGCTGATCCAGCAACACGGCGTCGATTATCTTTTCGCTGCGACCATCCTGATGGGCGTCATCCAGGTCATCGCAGGTTTCCTGCGGATGCACCTGCTGATGCAATATGTCTCGCGCTCGGTGATTACCGGCTTCGTCAACGCCTTGGCGATCCTGATCTTTATCGCGCAGCTGCCGGAACTGACAGGCGTCCCGATGCTGACCTATGTGCTGGTCGCCGCGGGACTGGCAGTGATTTACCTCTTTCCGCGGCTCACCAAGGCCGTTCCGTCGCCTCTCGTCGCAATCGCGATCCTGACGGCGGTCGTCTACTACATGGGCATGGATGTGCGCACCGTGGGCGATATGGGCGAGCTCCCTTCGTCGCTGCCTTCGTGGTTCATACCCGACGTTCCGTTTACCCTCGAGACGCTGCAGATCATCCTGCCCTACTCGGCGACGATGGCGGCGGTTGGCCTGCTCGAATCCATGCTGACTGCGCAGATCGTGGACGATCTGACCGATACGGGGTCCGACAAGCAGCGCGAGATGAAGGGGCAAGGCATCGCCAACTTCTTCACCGGCTTCCTTGGCGGCATGGGCGGCTGTGCCATGATCGGCCAGTCGGTCATCAACGTGAAATCGGGCGGGGAGACGCGGCTGTCGACCTTCGTGTCTGGTGTCTTCCTGCTGTTCCTCCTGCTCGTTCTCGGTCCGCTGGTCGCCATCATCCCGATGGCATCGCTGGTCGCGGTGATGATCATGGTCTCGATCGGCACCTTCTCATGGCGCTCGATCAAGGACATCCGCACCAATCCCTGGCAGTCGTCGGTGGTAATGATCGTTACGGTGGTTGTGGTGGTGTGGACGCATGACCTGGCGCAGGGCGTGCTCGCCGGCGTGATCCTTTCGGGCCTGTTCTTCGCCAGCAAGGTGAAGCGGCTCTTCACGGTCGATACCGACCTGTCAGCTGACGGGGCGACGCGGACCTATCGCATTGCTGGCCAGGTCTTCTTCGCTTCTTCCGATCGCTTCGTCGAAGCCTTCGATTACAAGGAAGTGCTCGACGGGGTAGTGATCGACGTCAGCCGCGCGCACTTTTGGGACATTTCGGCGGTGGGAACGCTCGACAAGGCGATCCTCAAGTTCCGCCGCGAGGGCACGGCGGTCGAGGTCCGTGGCCTGAACGAGGAGAGCGCCACGATGATCGAGCGCTATGCTATTCATGACAAGCCCGGCGCCGACGCGCAGCTGGGAGGACACTGATGGGAGAGACAACAATGGAAAACGTCCTCGCGGCGATAGATGCCTCGGCCTACGCTACCAGCGTGTGCGGTTATGCCGGTTGGGCAGCGAAGCGGCTGTCCCTGCCGGTCGAACTGCTCCACGTCGTCCAGCGACAGGATGCGGTCACAGCGCGCAAAGACCTCTCCGGCGCGATCGGCCTGGGCGTCAAGAGCGACCTGATGGAAGAGCTCGTGCGCCTTTCCGAAGAAGGCAGCCGGACCGAGATCGAGAAAGGGCGCGTGCTGCTAAAAGCGGGAGAGCAGCTACTTCGCGGGGCGGGCATTGAGCAGCTATCTACGCTGCACCGCCACGGCGGCGTGGTGGAAACGATCCTGGAGCGCGAGGATCATGCCCGCGTTGTTGTGATCGGCAAGCGCGGCGTCGGCCACGAATATGCCTCGGACCATATCGGCTCGACGATCGAGCGCGTTGTCAGGGCAAGTGAGAAGCCGGTGCTGGTAGCCTCGCGCGAATATGCAGAACCAGAGCACATCGTATTCGCCTACGATGCCAGTCCCGCCGCGGAAAGAGCGCTGGAGCGTCTGGCCAACTCGCCGCTTTTTGATGGCCTGCCCGTCACCATCGTGATGGCAGAGGCGGACAGCGAAGCGCAGCGTGAGAAGCTGACCATGGCAGAAGCGGCATTCGCCTCAGGCCACCCTGTCACCGTCTTGATGGAGCGCGACAAGGCCGAAAAGGTCATTCCCGGCGTCGTTGCCGCCACCGAGCATTCGCTGCTGCTGATGGGCGCCTATGGCCATTCGCCTATCCGCCGGATGATCGTGGGCAGCACGACCACGGAAATGGTTCGCACCGTCAAGGCCCCGGTGCTAATGGTGCGCTGATATGTCGATCGATCCTGCCACGTTCCGTGATCAACTGGCCAAGCGGCTAGGCGAACTGGAAGAGCAGGATCGCATCTCCGCGAAGGATCGCGACCCGGTCACGCTGGACCAGGAGAGCGTAGGCCGCCTGTCCCGGATCGATGCCATGCAGGTGCAGGCCATGGCGCTTGCACAGGAGCGGCGACGCAAGGCAGAACGCGCAGGCATCGCGGCGGCCCTCCAGCGAATCGAGGAGGTTGAGTTCGGTTACTGCGTCGAACGTTGCGAGAAGATTGTCGAGGGTCGGCTGCGGAATAACCCAACAGTGGTAAGGTGCCTGGAGTGCGCTGACGGGAGTGCCTGAAGCGACGGATTACGGCTGCGCCGCAAGGTGCGAGCGGTTGTGTTGGACGAAGACGGCGAGGTTCTTCTCGTCCGGCCGCATGGCTACCGCGATGGGGAATGGACACTGGCAGGCGGCAGCGTCGAGGAGGACGAATCCCCGGTCGAAGGGTCAGGTGGATCGGCAGCTTGATCATCTGCTACGCCTTCAGCTCGTCGGCGGCGGCGGACCCGATGACGTTCGACTGCAGCGGCGTCGCGGTGAGTTCGATGATGGCCAAGGGATCGAGGCGCGCTCTCGATCGTGAGAAAGCATCGCATCACGCCAAGGTGGAAGCGAATGAGGCCGCGCTTACGGAAATGATCGCACGTGTCGGCCCTATCCTTTCGCCGAAGCAGGAAGAGGCGCTAAGCCAAGCGAAGAAGGTTATGAGGCAGTTCGGAATGCCACCTTCCGGAGTTGGAGCGGTGATCCGGCTCCCGCGACCGGCGGCGGTTAGACGTTTCTGCCCGCGCAGATTTCCTGCGGCCAATGCAGCCCGCACCTTGCATCTCGACTCCTGCCGATTCATGGTGGCGATATCGAGACCGCGACGAGGTGCCACGGCAGGGTACCACGCAGTTTTGAACCGCAAGGAAACCTGAAACCTTTCAGGTACTTGGACCATTTCGAAAAATTGGCAGGGGTGACAGGATTCGAACCCGTGGCCCTCGGTTTTGGAGACCGATGCTCTACCAGCTGAGCTACACCCCTGCGCTGGAGAGGCCGCGCCTTAGGGGGTAAAGCCGGGCATCGCAAGGCCGCTTGAACGTGCTAGGGCGCGCTTCGACCATGCACGCCCCCGCCAGCCCCCCGATCCCCACCGACCTCCTGCTCCTCGCCTATCGCAACGGCATCTTCCCGATGGCCGACAGCCGCGAGGATACCGAGGTGTTCTGGGTCGAGCCGCGGCGCCGGGCGATCCTGCCGCTGGACGGCTTCCGCCTGTCGCGCTCGCTCGCCAAGACGGTGCGCCGCGACCGTTTCCGGGTGACCTGCAACGCCGCCTTCGACGAAACGATCGCTGCCTGTGCCGCGCCGCGCCCCGACCATCCCGAAAGCTGGATCAGCGGGCGGATTGCGACAAGCTACCGCGCGCTCCATGCCGAAGGGCACGCCCACTCGATCGAGTGCTGGGAGGGCGAGGAGCTCGTCGGCGGCCTGTACGGCGTGGGATTCGGCGGAGTGTTCTGCGGCGAATCGATGTTCAGCCGGCGGACCGACGCCAGCAAGGTCGCGCTCGCGTGGCTGGTGGCGCTGATGCGGCGCGGCGGCGCGCGGCTGCTCGACTGCCAGTTCATGACCGAACACCTCGCCTCGATGGGCGCGGTCGAGATCGCGCAGGCGCGCTACGTCGCGTTGCTGGGGGACGCTTCGGGCGCGGGCGCCGACCCGCTGCCCTCGGCGTTCGCCTCGCTGCTGTCGGATGCGGACGCGGCGGGCTTACCGCCGTCGAAGCTCATTTTGCAGTCCTTGATCCACACGTCGTAGACCGGGTGCTCGACGACGTTGAGGCTGGGGGATTCCTTGAACAGCCAGCCGGAAAAGACCTTGCCCCATTCGGCATTCGCACCGGGGTTCTGGATGAAGACCTGCGCAAAGGCGCCGGTCTGGCGCGGGAATTCCCACGGCGCGGTCCGCTCGCAGGCGGCCAGCCGGACGATGAGATTGCCCCAGCGGCGCGCCTCGCCGGGCTTCATTTCCCAGTTCTGCGACAGGTTGTTGCGCTTGTTGAGGACGCCGATCACCGCCACGCGCTCGGCCATCGGGGTGCCTTCGGATTTCTCGACCGGCTGCACCATCTGCGGTGCGCGCATATCCTCGGGCAATTCGGTCTCGACCGGGCGCGGCTCGGGCGGGGACCGGTCGCAGCCTGCGAGCACGGCGGCCGCGGCGATAAGGGCGAGGGTCGCCCGCACGGTCAGGCGTCCGGGCTCCACGCCTCGTAGTCGCCGGCCGCGGCGGCGCGCCGGCCGCCCCTTTCCAGCGCGCCCTGCGGCCGGTACGCGGCATCGCTGCCGGTGACGTTGGGGCTATGCTCGGCTTCCCAGATGCGCGGCGGCGGCAGGTTGCTTTCGGGCACGCCGTCGAACGCGCCGTGCAGCCAGCCGTGCCATTCGGCCGGCACGTTGCTGGCATCGTTCGCGCCGCTGTAGATCACCCACCGGCGCTCGCGCCCGGCATGGGGCTGGCCCGCCTTTTCCGGCTTCTTGCTGCGGTAATAGCGGTTGCCGGCGAAGTCGGTGCCGACTTCCTCGCCGTGGAGCGAGGACCACAGCATCGTGCCGATCGTCGCGCCGTTCCACCAGGTGAAGATCTTGGAAAAGAAGCCCATGGGCCGCGCGCCTAGCCGATTAGCCGAAAGTCGCCAAGCATCTACCAGCCAGTCCCGACGCTCGGGCCTACCACTCGACCGTGCTGCCGGGCCCGATGCCCAGTTCCTTCGCCCGACCGGCGTTGAGTTCGAGCACGGCGGAGGTCAGCCCGGCGGCGGTGACCGGGGTAAGGTCGTAGGGCTTGGCATCGGCGACGTTCAGCACCTTGCGGTCGGTGCCGATGAAGATGATGTCGAGCGGCAGCGGGGTGTTCTTCATCCAGAAACTGGCGATGTCGGCCGGCTGGCGGGGGAAGAGCATCCCCTCGTCCGCGCCCATCTTCGTGCGGAACATGAGGCCCCTGGCCTGCTCGGCCTCGCTCGCGGCGACCTCGACGCGGAAATCGTGGCGTCCGTTGGTGCCGGTGACCGAAAGCGGAATGACCCGCAGACCCGATTCGGGGTGGACCGACGCGGTCGTCGTCGCCGCGGCAGCGGCGGCGGGGGTCGCCTCGGCGCCCGGCTGGGGCGAACAGGCGGCGAGGACCGCGGGCATCAGGACGAGAGCGGCAATACGCATGTCAGGGGGTCTCCTCGGCCTCGGCCGCCCATTCCTCGGCCGCCGAAACGCTCGGCGCCTCCACTACCGCGCGGGCGGCGTCGAATCCATGCCCTGCGCGCACCATCGCGGCGATCTGTTTCTCCCGCGCGGCCCGGTCGTCCGCCTTCTCGCCCCACGGACCGAGCCGCCGCCGCGCGGCGAGCGCCAGCGCCGCCTGGCGCGCCGCCGCGTCGTCGGGGCGCAGGTCCTCGCGAATGTCCGCATCGATACCCGCCGCGCCCAGCGTCTGGTCGACGCGCCGCGCGCCGTATCCGCGCCGCAGCAGGCCGCCGCTCTTCGCCCGTGCCCAGGCGGCATCGTCGATGTAGCCGAGTTCCACGAACCGTTCGACGATCGCCCGCGGGTCGGCCGGCCGCTCCCCCTCCCACCCCCGCTCGCGCAGCTTGCGCACGAGGTAGCCTTCCACCTTGGCCGCGCTGGTCGCGAACCGCGCGACATAGGCGAGCGCAAGATCGTTCAGCCGCGCCGGATCGAGCGGTTTGGGGGGTCGGCGTTCGCGTCTGTCTCGCATCGTCGCCATATTCGTGCCACATAGAGTAACGAATGGGAAACATTGGACCACATGCGCGCGGCGGAACGTTACGCGCGCCTAACGCTTGGACTGCGTAAAACAGAGCGCCGCCGGCCCCCCGGACAAGGGCGCGCAGACAACGGGTTTATCCTCTTTCATGACCGAATCGACCCTCACGCCCACGCCGAACGACTGCCCGCTCCCGCGGCGGCGATCGGACTTCGCGACTTTCGCCGAAGCGATCGACTACGCCGCGCGTAGCGAGAAGGGGCTCAATTTCCACGACATGCGCGGCGACCTCGTGCGCCCCTATCCGTTCTCCGAAATGCGCGCGGATGCGCTGAAGATGGCGCACCGGCTGGTCGCGGCGGGAATCGGCCGGGAAGACCGCGTCGCCATCGTGGCCGAAACGAGCCCGGAATTCGCGGCGCTGTTCTGCGGCTGCGTCTATGCCGGGGCATGGCCCGTGCCGCTGCCGCTGCCGACCACGTTCGGGGGCAAGGACAGCTACATCGACCAGCTTGCCGTCCAGCTCGAAAGCAGCGATCCGAAGATCCTGATCTATCCGGGCGAGATCGCCGACCTGGCCCAAGCCGCCGCCGAGCGGCAGGGTTGCGAAGGCATCAGCTGGGAGGAATTCGCCGCCGCCGACGCGCCCCCGGTCGACCTGCCCGAACCGCAGCCCGACGACATCTGCTATCTCCAGTATTCGTCCGGCTCCACCCGCTTCCCGACCGGGGTCGCGGTCACCCACCGGGCGCTGCTGCACAACCTCTACGGCCATGCCACCGGGGTCGACCTGGGCGAGAACGACCGCGTCGTCAGCTGGCTGCCGTGGTACCACGACATGGGCCTCGTGGGCTGCTTCCTCTCGCCGATCGCCAACCAGGCGAGCTGCGACTACCTGAAGACCGAACATTTCGCGCGCCGCCCGCTCGCCTGGCTCGACCTCATCAGCCGCAATCCGGGCAACACGCTCAGCTATTCGCCGACCTTCGGCTACGACATCTGCGCGCGGCGCATCTCTTCGCAGAGCCATGTCGGCGACCGGTTCGACCTGTCGCGCTGGCGCACCGCAGGCAACGGCGCCGACATGATCCGGCCCGACGTGATGCAGGCCTTCGTCAACGCCTTCGCCGAAGCGGGGTTCAAGGCGAGCGCCTTTACCCCCAGCTACGGCCTTGCCGAAGCGACGCTGGCGGTCACGGTGATGCCGCCGGGCGAAGGCATCCGGGTGGAACTGGTCGAAGAGGAACGCCTGTCGGGCGCGGAGCGCGATCTCAGCCGCCCGGCCCGCTACCGCGCGATCGTCAACTGCGGCAAGCCGCTGCCCGGGATGGAAGTCGAGATTCGCGGGGAGCATGGCGAGATCAAGGGCGACCACCGGATCGGCAAGGTCTGGTGCCGCGGCGAATCGGTCATGCACAGCTACTTCCGCAACGAGGAGGCGACCAACGACTGCCTCGTCGCCGGGCCGGACGGCGAGGTATGGCTCGACACCGGGGACATGGGCTACCTCGGGAACGGCTACCTGTTCATCGTCGGCCGGGCGAAGGACATGATCATCATCAACGGCAAGAACCACTGGCCGCAGGACATCGAGTGGGCGGTGGAACAGCTGCCCGGCTTCAACCACGGCGACATCGCGGCCTTCAGCATCGACGACGGCAACGGCGAGGAAGTGCCCGCCGTTCTCGTCCACTGCCGCGTCAGCGACCCCGACGAGCGCGTGCGCCTGCACGACCAGATCCGCGACAAGGTCCGCTCCATCACCGGCATGAACTGCGTGGTCGAACTGGTCCCGCCGCGCACGCTGCCGCGCACGTCCTCGGGCAAGCTCAGCCGGGCGAAGGCCAAGCGGCTCTACCTTGCCGGCGAGATCGAGCCGATCAAGCTGCCCGAGGCGGCCTGACCCCTACTCGCCGGCTCCATCGCCGGCATCGTCCCATGTTGCGCGCAGCGGCGCCGGGCCGGGGGCCGTACGCACGGTGACACCCTCGTCCCGCAGCGTAGCCGCGGCGGCGGCGGCATCGGCCTCGGGGCCACTCAGCACCACCGGCCGGCCCGACCGCTGCGCTGCCCAGCTAACGAGGGCGAGAGCGGAAGCGCCCGCCCGGGTCGGCTCCCCGTCGGCGAAGGCGACTGTCGGCAAGGCGATTTGCAGCGCCCCTTGCGGCGGTTCGACCGCCACCGCCCAGCCGTCGGCATCGGCGGCTATCCGGCGCTCGAGCGCGCGGTAGGTGGCAAGGCCCGCGCCCGGCAGGGCCTGCGCGCGCACGACCGCGCGGCGCTTGCCCCGATCGATCGTCACCGCATCCTCGCCCGTCCCCGCCACGAGCGCGAGCTCGCGCGACAGGGCATCGATCCGCGCGCTCTCGTCCGCCTCGCGCTCGGCTTGCGCGGCGGCGAGCTGTGCGGCTTCGGCGGCCTGCGCGCCGGTGCCGACCTGGTACTGCGTGATGCGCAGCTGGACCGGCCGGCCGAGCAGGCGCTGGAGCGTGCGCGCACCCTGCACCTCGGCCTGCGGAACCGGTGTCGGGGTCAGCACCGTGGCATCGACCGCGACCGGATCGGCCCGCCAGTCGATGTCCACCTGGCTCAGCCGCGAACGGTCGTCGAACAGGCCCTGCAGCTCGCTGCGCACGATCCGCGCGCCGTTCGCCTCGCGCCCGATCTGGATCAGCGAATAGCCCAGTGGCACGGCCAGCAGCACGAACACGATGAAGACCGCCAGGTTCTGCATCATCGTCTGCCGCCCGGTGAGGTCCGCCCGGAAGCCATAGAGCCGCGCCATCAGCATTGCGGTGACCGCGATCACGATGGCGTTGGTCACGAACAGCAGCAGCGCGCCCGAGAACACCGTCCAGTTGACCGTCGCGAGGCCGAAGCCGACCACCGCGAGCGGTGGCATCAGCGCGGTCGCGATCGCCACCCCGACGATCGCCCCCTCGCGCCCGCGGATCATCGCGTAGGCGCCCGCCAGCGCGGAAAACAGCGCGACGAGGAGGTCGAACAGGTTGGGCCGGGTGCGACTGGCGATTTCGCTCGTCACCGTCTGGATCGGCGACAGGAACACGATGAGCGCGCACAGCACGATGGCCATCACGCTGCCGGCAAGCAGCGCCCTCGCCGATTTACGCAGCCAGGCGTAATCGCCGATCGCCAGCGCGAAGCCCAGACCGATGATCGGCCCCATCAGCGGGCTGAGCAGCATCGCCCCGATCACCACCGCGGGGCTGGACAGCAGCAGGCCGAGGATCGCGATCCCGCCGCTCATCGCGGTCA
This window harbors:
- a CDS encoding TIGR00341 family protein codes for the protein MAEGNTAPANRDTLAQTHVPFGTVVRSWGRWWRMVIRDIDQAKVIETRREEAYISGRYMFMTAMSGGIAILGLLLSSPAVVIGAMLLSPLMGPIIGLGFALAIGDYAWLRKSARALLAGSVMAIVLCALIVFLSPIQTVTSEIASRTRPNLFDLLVALFSALAGAYAMIRGREGAIVGVAIATALMPPLAVVGFGLATVNWTVFSGALLLFVTNAIVIAVTAMLMARLYGFRADLTGRQTMMQNLAVFIVFVLLAVPLGYSLIQIGREANGARIVRSELQGLFDDRSRLSQVDIDWRADPVAVDATVLTPTPVPQAEVQGARTLQRLLGRPVQLRITQYQVGTGAQAAEAAQLAAAQAEREADESARIDALSRELALVAGTGEDAVTIDRGKRRAVVRAQALPGAGLATYRALERRIAADADGWAVAVEPPQGALQIALPTVAFADGEPTRAGASALALVSWAAQRSGRPVVLSGPEADAAAAAATLRDEGVTVRTAPGPAPLRATWDDAGDGAGE